The Aphis gossypii isolate Hap1 chromosome 3, ASM2018417v2, whole genome shotgun sequence genome includes a region encoding these proteins:
- the LOC114126344 gene encoding U3 small nucleolar RNA-associated protein 15 homolog has translation MTSFKKSFVKPFARPSELYTVEDSYWKKLTSPVLVKEFGPIDYVNFSRRAPYHFAISCSARVQVYNPVTKVVTKNLNKFKEAAYGATFRADGHLLCAGGEESVVRLFEVNTKSMLRQFRGHKAAVHRTFFTRDGHHIASFSDDKTVSLWDISSQQISGHYEGYHNDYIRAGCVSPVSENIVVSGGYDKQINMFDSRTKSVTMSVDHESPVESLIFLPSGSLLISAGGTEVRIWDVLAGKLLAKLTQNHKTVTALCLAKQGTAIVTASLDKHVKIYNVSTFQLSHDITYPSAVLSIDISRDDKTIVAGTVDGIVNITKRDTSVKHNNENKKRQARAAAIVQSDGIDMTVPIMQPDQMSKFDSALRKFNYSQALDLVLVHAVAFKKPHITVYVFDELCRRNGLVQAISGRNSKQLAFLLNFIVRYIGVRKLSKTLTHVASTVIDCYWDSFDTCTLEVRALLTKLHTVVENEILLTKRLLTIDGLVKMLLISSEVLPDATQTEKIDNKNVVKT, from the exons atgacttcttttaaaaaatcatttgtgaAACCATTTGCTCGCCCCAGCGAGTTATATACTGTCGAAGATTCTTATTGGAAAAAACTcaca agtccTGTTTTGGTCAAAGAATTTGGTCCCATAGactatgttaatttttcaCGACGTGCACCATATCATTTTGCAATTTCATGTTCTGCTCGA GTTCAAGTTTATAATCCTGTTACAAAAGTTGTAACTAAAAatctcaataaatttaaagaagcTGCTTATGGTGCAACATTTCGTGCAGATGGTCATTTATTATGTGCTGGTGGTGAAGAATCTGTTGTGAGATTATTTGAAGTTAATACAAAGTCTATGTTGAGACAGTTCAGGGGACATAAAgc TGCTGTTCACCGTACATTTTTCACAAGAGATGGACATCATATTGCAAGCTTTTCAGATGACAAAACTGTTTCTTTATGGGATATAAGTAGTCAACAAATAAGTGGACATTATGAAGGATatcataat GACTACATCAGAGCAGGCTGTGTTTCTCCAGTTTCAGAAAATATAGTTGTTTCTGGTGGCTAtgacaaacaaattaatatgtttgattCAAGAACTAAATCAGTTACTATGTCAGTTGATCACGAATCACCTGTAGaaagcttaatatttttaccttcgGGCAGTTTACTCATATCTGCtg GTGGTACTGAGGTCCGAATATGGGACGTTTTAGCTGGTAAGTTGTTGGCTAAACTCACTCAAAACCACAAGACTGTAACTGCATTATGCTTGGCTAAGCAAGGTACAGCTATCGTAACCGCCTCATTGGACAAGCATGTTAAGATTTACAATGTATCAACATTCCAACTATCACATGACATTACTTATCCGAGTGCTGTACTTAGTATTGATATAAGC AGAGATGATAAAACAATTGTAGCTGGAACAGTGGATGGCATTGTGAACATAACTAAACGTGACACATCAGTAAAAcataacaatgaaaataaaaagcgGCAAGCCAGAGCAGCTGCAATTGTTCAATCTGATGGAATTGATATGACTGTCCCAATAATGCAACCTGATCAAATGAGCAAGTTCGATAGTGCTCTtaggaaatttaattatagtcaAGCATTAGATTTAGTCTTGGTTCATGCAGTTGCATTCAAGAAACCCCATATAACAGTTTATGTGTTTGATGAATTATgcag gaGAAATGGTTTAGTGCAAGCAATATCTGGcagaaattcaaaacaattagcatttttattgaattttattgttcGTTACATTGGAGTTAGGAAGTTATCTAAAACATTGACACATGTTGCTTCAACAGTTATTG aTTGTTATTGGGATTCATTCGACACTTGCACCCTTGAAGTTCGTGCACTGCTCACAAAACTACATACAGTtgttgaaaatgaaatattattgactaAAAGATTGTTAACTATTGATGGATTAGTTAAAATGTTACTTATTAGCTCTGAAGTATTACCTGATGCTACTCAGactgaaaaaattgataataaaaatgttgttaaaacttaa